The segment CTTTCGCACCTTTTTGCTCAGCCCAGTAGCGCGAGTAGATCAGGTTTTTCACCACACCTTTTTCAATCCACGAAATTTTTTCTTGTGGTAGTCCGTCACCACTCCAGGTTGATGTTGGCAACTCTGGATGTTGCGGATCGGAATAGATGTTTACCCGTTCATCCACCAGTTTTTCACCCAATCGGGTTTGTCCACCGGCTTTGCTTAAATAGCTTCTGCCTTCATCAGCCTGGCGTGCATCCATACCAAACAGGATGCGCTCCAACAAAACAGCTACGGCTGCAGGTTCCAATATCACCGTGTACTTGCCCGGCTCGATGGCTTTGGCGTCAGCCGACTTCACCGCTTTCTCCGTTGCGATTTGTGTGGCCTTTTTTGTATCGAGTTTGGTGACATCATTGTAGCCACGTGTAGCATAGCCTGACCCACGACCATCTTCGGTACGAACGGTCACATTAAAAGCAACATTGGTAAAGGTGTTATACGCAAAAAGTCCTTTTGAATTCATCATGGCCGAAAAGCCTGTGGAGTCTTCCAGGAAACCTGCAGCTACCGCTTTGGCATCTTTCGCTACCTGAAGGCTTTGCGCAACCATATCGGTGCGCTGCTTCGGGGTGATCTGAGCGGTGGCCGGCACAAAGGTTTGTGATTCCTTGTATTGCTGCGGCCCTAAAAACGGAACATACTCCGGATTTTCGGGTGCAAGCTGAGCAAGTTCTTCCGAGCGTCTCACTACTTTTTTAAGTGATGCATCATCCAATTCATTGATGGTGGCAACACCTGATTTTTTTCCGTATGCGCTGGAAACAACAATTTGCGTTTGACTGATGCGGCCGCTGGTCGATACAGCATTTCGCGCATAGCGAACATTGCCATTATCGGTGCCGGTTAGATTTACTTCGCACTCATCAGCCTTTGAATAGCTTAGTATTTTTTTCAATAAAGCCTTGGCTTCGTCTTTCGTAAGTATAGGCATAATATTATCCGATATTTCGTGATGTATTGATTACGTTAACGCCATTAAAGCGTGCAGTGGATGATCCGTGCGACACAGCACTGATCTGTCCGGGTTGTCCCTTACCATCAAAGAACGAACCACCTAAACGATAATCCCGCTCATCAGCTATGCCGGTGCAGGCATTCCAGAAATCCTGGGTGTTGGCCTGGTAGGCCACATCACGCAGCATGCCTTCAATTTTTCCATTCTTTATTTCATAGAATAGCTGACCCCCAAACTGGAAGTTATAACGCTGCTGATCGATAGAGAACGAACCATCGCCAATAATGTAAATTCCTTTTTCAACTCCTTTGATCAGATCTTCAACGGTCTTTCCATCCTTACCGGCCTGAAGCGACACATTAGGCATGCGCTGGAATTGAACGCTGCTCCAATTATCCGCATAGCAACATCCTTGCGATTCACTCAGTCCAAGAATATGCGCCTGGTCACGGATGGCTTGATAGTTCACCAGGATACCGTCTTTGATAATATCCCAGCGCTTGCACGGCACACCTTCATCGTCATAACCTACTGCGCCAAGTGAACCTACCTGTGTTTTATCAGCAAACAAATTCACAATAGGGCTGCCGAAATTGAATTTCTTTGATTGCCACTTATCCAAGGTAAGAAAACTTGTGCCGGCATAGTTGGCTTCATAACCCAGCACACGGTCAAGTTCGGAAGGGTGGCCTACAGATTCGTGAATCGTTAACCACAGGTGTGAAGGATCAAGGATTAAATCATACTTACCTGCTTCAACCGATTTGGCTTTCAATTTTTCACCAACTTGCTGAGCACCTAACCTTGCGTCTTCAATCATGTCGTAACGATCTTTATATAAGACTGTTTGGCCTTGGATTTTATCCAGCGGCCTTGCATACAGGTACTCGTACCCCATGCCCATAGGTGAGCTCAGGGAATTTCGTGTATCGAACTTGCCCGTGGCGGCATCAATCTTAGTAATAAAGAATGTAGGCCATATGCGGTGAACATCCTGATCGATATAGGAACCATCGGTGGATGCAAAATATTTTTGCTCATTTACAATGAACATAAATGAGTTAATGTAGCTGGCGCCTTCTTTTAAAGCTGCATCATTCACATTTAAAAGAAGATCAACTTTTTCTTTGATGGGAACTTCAAAAGCATTTTTCTCGATGGGTGCCTTCCAACTCACTTCACCCAAACCTTTTTGCGGGGCCAGTTGAACAGGGTCGATCAACAATCGTGAGTTTTCTTTCGCAATGGCAACTGCCAGCTCCGCTGTTTTGGCAATACTATCGTTATCCAACTTGTCGGTTGCGGCAAAGCCCCAGCTTCCGTTGGATATTACCCGAATGCCCATGCCAAACGATTCGGTGTTAACAATGTTTTGAACCTTGTCTTCACGGGTAATGATAAACTGATTCAGGTAGCGACCAATGCGGACATCCGTATAGGTGGCTCCTTTACTGCGGGCGGCATTTAAGGCCAAATCGGCCATGCGCTTTTTTAGTGCAGGGTCAACAGGTTCAAGCGCCTGCTGCCAGGCAATGGGGTTTCCCATCACGGGTATACCCGGAAGCACGGTGGCCGCAGCACCCATGCCGGTTAAATAAATAAAGTCTCTTCGTTTCAAGTGATTTGGGGTTTAATTGTCTCTACTTATTAATGATACAGAATCATGAAGATTAGTACATCTTCCCATCCATTTAGTTACAGTTCAAGTTAGGAAAAGATTTGAGTGGCCGTATAGCTGTTTTGGCAGATTGTTATTGTGTGAAAAACAAAAAACGCTCAAAACCACCATAATCAAATGATGACTTTGAGCGCCATAAATCAATTTAACTCAAAGGCTAAACCGCATCCGACAAGCTGCTGAACGTAAAGTCGCGGATTTTCATGGCCGGGATTAATGAGCCTCCGCCAAAGCCGCTTACGCGTTGCTGTTTGCCTAATGTCTCCAAATTGTTCAGCATAATAATCGGACTTTCATTGAAGCGGAAATTTTTGATCGGGTGTTTGATCTTCCCGTTCTCAATAAAAAAAGTTCCATCGCGGGTTAACCCGGTGTACAGCAAGGTTTGCGGATCAACAGCACGGATGTACCAGAAGCGGGTTACCAGCACACCGCGTTTAGTGTCCTTGATCATATCTTCGAGCGATGCCTTACCACCTTCCATAATCCGGTTACCAAAAAACGCCACCGGTTCAACACCTTTTTGTGCCGCCCAGTAACGATCGTACACCAGGTTTTTTACAGCACCGTTGGTGATGATTTCCATTTTCTTTCTCGGCAGCCCGCCTCCAATGCCGCCACCACCGCCTCCGCCAAAACCACCACCTCCGCCACCGGCCCACGGTGATGCGGGCACATCGTCATTCCAGGGATCGGTGTAAATGTTTACGCGTTCATCAACAATCTTTTCGCCCAATTTTGTACCACCGCCCTTCTTCGACATAAAGCTCCTGCCTTCATCAGCCGTGCGCGCATTCAAACTACCAAAGATCAGGTTGATCAAATCACCGGCTGCGTTGGGCTCAAGGATTACGGTATACTTGCCAGGCTCAATGGCTTTCGGGTTGCGGGATTGCAACGCCTTATCAATCGCAATTTTAGACGCTTCAGAAGTGTTGAGTTTACTCACATCATTGAAGTTACGTTGCACCCAACCCGAGCCGGTTTCATCGTTGGTGCGCATGGTCACGGTAAAGTCAACACTGGTAGATTGGTTGTAGGCAAACAAACCTTTGCTGTTCATCATGGAGGTAAAGCCACGGTTGTCTTCTAAATAACCTGCTGCGGTAATATTTTTTGCGGCTGCCGGGTTAATACTGTTGGCCGCTGCTTGCGCCCGGTAATCGGGGTTAATTTTGGCCGTGGCTTCTGAAAATGTTTTGGACTCAGGACCATAGGTTTGCGGACCAAGCGGTTCCATAAACTCCGGGTTCTCAGGAGCCAGTTGCGCCAACTCTTCTGAACGTCTTACGGTTCGTTCAATCGATGCATCATCAAATTCGTTGATGGTGGCCGAACCGGATTTCTTACCAAAGTAAGATGATACACCCAGGCTCACGTTGCTGTCTTCACCGGCTGTTGATACGCTGTTACGCGCATAACGGATATTCCCCCCATCATTTCCGTTCAGGGTAACTTCGCAGCCATCGGCCTTGGAAAAGCTGATCACTTTTTCCAATATCTTCTTTGCTTCTTCTTTAGATAGTATTGCCATGATTAATTCAGGATTTAAAATTCAATATTCAGTTTTATTGTTGTCGATTGCTTCAAGGTTCTGTTCAATCTTGAATTTTGAACCTTGAATTTCGAATTATATTGTTCTTCCAGTATTGATCACATTCACTCCGTTAAAGCGTGCTGTTGCCGATCCGTGTGAAACTGCATTGGATTGGCTGGGCTGACCTTTACCATCGTTGAAGGCTCCGTTCAACCGGTAATCACGTTCATCACAAATCTGAACACACGAGTTCCAGAACTCTTGCGTGTTGGCCTGATACGCTACATCTTTCAACATACCCTCAATTTTTCCATTCTTGATTTCGAAAAACAGCACACCACCAAACTGGAAGTTGTAACGCTGCTGATCGATGGAGAAGGAGCCATCTTTAACAATGTAGATTCCTTTCTCAACTCCGGAAATCATCTGTTCGGGCGTTAGCCTATCCTTACCCGGTTGCAGCGAAACATTGGGCATGCGTTGGAATTGAACATCGCTCCAGCTCTGTGAATAACAGCAGCCATGCGATTCTTTTAAGCCTATAATGTGTGCCTGATCGCGGATGGCCTGGTAGTCCACCAGTATACCATCTTTAATCAGATGCCAGCGCTTGCACTTTACCCCTTCATCATCATACCCGACAGCACCCAACGAACCCACTTCGGTTTTATCGGCATCGAAGTTTACGATCTTGCTTCCAAACTGAAACTTCTTCGACTCCCACTTATCTTTAGTAAGAAAACTTGTGCCGGCAAAATTGGCTTCATAGCCCAGTACACGGTCAAGCTCGGTAGGGTGGCCAACCGACTCGTGAATGGTGAGCCATAAATGCGATGGCTCCAGCACCAGGTCGTACTTGCCGGGCTCAACTGATTTAGCAGCAATCATCTGCTTAGCCTGCTCAGCTGCCATGGTTGCATCTTCTACTATGTCGTATGATTTATTATAGAGAATGATGCCGCCCGGTCCTTGTATTTTATCTTCGGCTTTTCCATCCAGGTATTCATAGCCCATACCTACCGGTGCACTGAAGGCTGAACGGTTTTTAAACTGTCCCGATGCGCGGTCAACCATGGACACGGAAAAATTCGGCCAGGTGCGGTGAATGTCCTGATCGATGTACGAGCCATCAGAGGAAGCAAAGTACTTCTGTTCGTTCACCAAAAAGATTAAACTATTGACAAAGCTCGCCCCTTTTTCCATGGCTTTTGCATTCGCATTCAGCAGCAGGTCAACTTTGTCCTTTACTGGAACTTCAAATCCATTCTTCTTAATGGGGGTTTTCCAATTCACTTCACCATAGGCAGCAACAGGAACCAGTTTAACCGGCTCTTTCTGAAATTTCGAATTGGCCTTTGCGATGGCTACAGCACGCTCGGTAGTTTTCTTGATACCATCAGCCGTAACATCATTGCTGGCTGCAAAGCCCCAGGTACCGTTTACGATCACCCGAACACCGGCACCAAACGATTCGGTGTTTATAATGCCCTGAACTTTGCGTTCGCGTGTTGTCACAAACTGGTTCAGGTAGCGCCCGATGCGCACATCGGTGTAGGTGGCGCCTAAGGATTTAGCGGTGTTGAGCGCCACATCGGCTAATTGCTTTTTCTGACTTGTATCAAGTCGTGGTGTTAACAAGAAAGCAATATCTACAGGTTGACCAAATGCCCCAAATGGAAGCATGGCAACACCTGCACTCATACCCGCCAATTGAATAAAATCCCGTCTCTTCATAGTGGTGGTTTTAAATTGTACGGCCTGTGTTAATTACGTTCACACCGTTGAACCGCGAAGTTGAACTGCCATGCGAAACGGCACTCACTTGTGATGGCTGGCCCTTTCCATCGAAGAACGAGCCGAACATGCGGTAATCGCGTTCATCGCAAATTTTTACACAACTGTTCCAGAATTCCTGGGTATTTGACTGGTAGGCAACATCGTTAAGCATGCCTTCAATTTTTCCATTCTTGATTTCGTAGAATACTGTTCCGCCAAATTGAAAATTGTAGCGTTGCTGATCGATGGAGTATGATCCTCGGCCTGCTATATAAATTCCTTTCTCTACATCTTTGATCATTTCATCGATGGTGTACGGGTCTTTTCCGGGTGCTAACGAAACGTTTGGCATACGTTGGAACTGAACATCACTCCAGCCTTGTGCATAACAACATCCATGCGATTCATTCTGACCAATAATATGCACCTGGTCGCGGATGGCCTGGTAATTAACCAGTATTCCATCTTTAATTAAATCCCAACGCTTGCATTTCACACCTTCATCATCGTAACCAACAGCGCCCAATGAACCGGGTTGTGTTTTGTCTGCGAAAATGTTAACAAGCTTACTTCCATAATTAAAGTTGCCTGCCTTCAACTTATCCAGCGTAGCGAAACTTGTTCCGGCATAGTTTGCTTCGTAGCCCAACACCCGATCAAGTTCCAACGGGTGGCCTACCGATTCGTGAATGGTTAAGCCCAGGTGGTTTGGCTCAAGCACCAAATCATATTTGCCCGGCTCTACTGATTTAGCGTTTATCATTTCCTTTGCCTGCTTTGCGGCAAGGGTAGCATCTTCAATCATGTCATAACTGTTCCGGTACAACATCACATCCGCAGGACCTTTAACTTTATCTACAGCTTTCGGTATCATGTATTCATACCCCATGCCCATCGGAGCACTCAAAGCATCGCGACTTTTAAATTTACCGGAAGCCCGGTCAATGGCAGAAACTGTAAAGGTTGGCCAAATGCGGTGCACATCCTGATCGATGTACGATCCATCGGTCGATGCAAAATACTTCTGCTCATTTACCTGGAAGAGGTTGGCGTTGGCAAAGGTGGCACCGTTCTTTAAGGCAGCCGCATTGGCGCCCAGCAATAATTCTACTTTTTCGGAAACCGGAACTTCAAATGCATTTTTTTGAATGGGCGTTTTCCAGGTAACATCACCATATCCGGGTGTTGGCGCCAGCTTTACAGGTTCTTTCTGAAATTTTGAATTCGCTTTCGCGATGGCCACAGCTTGTTGTGTGGCTTTTCGTATACCATCATCTGTAACGTTATTGGTGGCGGCAAAGCCCCAGGTGCCGTTTACAATTACACGGATGCCCGTACCGAATGATTCGGTATTGGTGATGTTCTGTACGCGGTTCTCACGCGTAGTGATAAACTGGTTCAGGTACCGGCCAATGCGCACATCGGCATACGTAGCGCCTAACGACCTTGCTGTGTTTAAAGCTACGTCAGCCAATTGTTTTTTCTGTGCAACACTTATACGCGGGGCAAGTAGTACATCCAGGGAAACAGCATTGCCTATCATCGGGAAAGGCACCAGCATGCCACCTATACCCAGCCCCGCCAACTGTACAAAATCTCTTCGTTTCAAGGTGATTGTGATTTAGTTTTTACCGTATTCAAGAAGTGAAAACTATCGAAAAAAAATTAAGGGCACCAAAAATTTGATGCCCTTTGCTATTAGTTTATGTAAGTGGCTGAAATTTAAAAATCCGGACACGGGATAATCAATTTATCCCGTGGCGGCTTGCGCGGGTCGCGCATCGGCCAGGTGTACACCAGGCTGAACTCATGCGCCCCACCGCTTCCGGCACCCAGTTTGGAAATGGTGTAATCATAACTGTAACCAATATTGAGCGCTTGTTTTGCGCCAATGTTGGTGAAGCCCAGCAATAATACAATCGACTCATTATTAACAAAGCCATTCACCTGTTTGTACGGAACACCGCGATACCATAATCCCAGCACCAACGGCTCGGCCGTATAATAAAGACCAAGATCGAGTTGATCAAACTGACCCTGATGACGGTATTGAAAGGCCGGGGATATGCTCCGCTCTGCTTCTTGAGCATACAATCCACTGCCCTTAACCCCGGGCTTCATTTTGTATTTAAACCCACCATGCACCGATAACTTGATCGGCAACGGACTATTCTCATCTACAATCGACTGGTTAGGTTGGTTCAGGTGAAAAGCCGCCACGCCTAACCATGCTGTTTTGGTAAAGAACACGCCACCCAATGAAAGGTCAACAAAAGTTTTGCTAAAGTTGGTCACAAACTGTTCGGCTGTGGAAGGGGAAATCAATTGACCGGTTGTGGGATCGAACTGATCGCCAAACGTGAGCTTATTGAAATTTATATCTCTATTATAAAGTGACACTTGAGCACCCGGCCTGAAGCCCAGGTTTTTTGAAAACTGAAGCTCGTATGAGTACTGCAAACCCACGTTAAGGGAACGCAATCCGGCAAGTCCCTCCACATCGCGGGTTAAAATTATACCTACCCCACTGCGCTTATCTTCAATAAAATAATCAAAGTAAGCCGACATGGTAGTGAAGTTGGCATCAATAGCCGGCCATTGGTTGCGGTAATTGATCCCTGCACGGGCTTGACCGGTACCGCCTGCCAACGCTGGGTTAAGGTAAAGTGGCGCTGCATAAAACTGCGAAAACTGTGGGTCCTGTGCAGTTACTTCTGTTTTGGCAGCAAGCATTAACAACCCGATAACAAGGAGCAAAAAAAATGGCTTACTGATTGTTTTATGATTTGGCATCGTGGCAAATTAAAGCGATTCGTGAAACTTAAAAAACAACAGGCGGGCAAACAACCTCCTTTTCTGATTCTTAACGATATTTTTAGGCAAATTGTATACTTTAGCGATGGTTGGGCGTTTAGAAATTGACCGTTTACCACATTTAAACTTAGTTTAAGGTACATAGTGAGATAACCATGAGGGTGATACAGAAAGTACGCGTGTTGGTTTTGATAGTGTGCGTAGGGTTTGGTGCCGATGTATCAGCACAAGACTTCTCGCGACACAACTGGTATTTTGGAAACAGTACTTCGGCCATTCGCTTTAGCCGATCGGATAATACTCCCAGTATTGTCACCAATCAAAAGTTACCTTTTGGTACCGGGGGCAGTGCGGTTGCCTCCAGCCCCATCAATGCCGACCTGATGTTTTATTCCGATGGATCGCGCGTGTACGACATCAGCGCTAACCCTGCACCCATGCCCAATGGAACAGGGTTGTTGGGCAATACTTCAGGCAATCAGCCCGTAGCCATTTGCCCCGTACCAGGCGTTGATAACCAATACTATATTTTTACCAACAGCGCCAACGGTATAGCCGGTGGAAGCATCGTGTTCAGCATTGTGGACATGACAGCCTTTGGTAACTCGATATTCCCTGCGCCACCCACTGGCGATGTCACCACCAAAAACCAACCTGTAGGGTTAGCTGCCAACAGTCGCTCGGAAGCGATGATCGTTATTCCACACGACAACGGAACAGACTATTGGTTGATTACTCATGTTAACGGCACCGATAATTACACCGTAACCCATGTACAACCTGCGGGGGTATTTACCCACACCACTTTTCCAAACCTTACAGGAGGGTTGGATATTTCGGCCAGTAACTTTGCCTATCATCCTGCATCCGGAAAAATTGCCGTTACTCCATTATCCGTTAACCGGAATGTTGCCATCCTTGATTTTGATGATGCCACCGGTACCCTTTCGTTCGATCAATTTGTTTTAAACTCTGCCAGTCCAATTGCCGGAGCCCTTTATGACACGGAGTGGAGCCCGTCAGGAAGGTTCCTTTACCTCTCCAGAAGAAACGATTCAGGTGCTGATGCACAGGTATTACAGTTTGATTTGCTTAACCCTTCGGTAACGCTGGCCCTTGTTTTACCATTGCCCGTAAACCAAAGCTATGGTTTACAAATTGCCCCCGACACAACAATTTATCACATCTACCAGGCAACGGGTGGTGGACCATTTTTGATTGGCAGACTTTCGGACACTGACAGCCTTGCAAGCTTAGTGCAATACCAACCGATTGCCTTTCCTGCAAATCCGAATATTAACGGAACACAGTTCCCGTCTTTCTCGCCTTCGTTTGATCTCAACCTGACAGTTTCGTTTGTAACCGCAGGTACATGTTCTAACTCACCGGTTTCATTTTACCCCACGGTTACACCCGGTGCCGATAGTTTAGTTTGGGATTTTGGTGACGGCAACGGGGCAACAGCCTGGAGCCCTGTGCATACCTATCAAAACGGTGGATCATTCACGGCTACAGTAACTGCTTTCTTAAATGGCCAGTCCGTAACCGCTTCTAACCCGGTTATCTTAACGCAATTTGATCTTCAGCTTAACCTTGTTTCCGACACTACAGCCTGTAAATGCGAATTGCCCATCAACAACGGCATACCTCCGTGCCCTAACGACACCAGCGATGATATGCGCATTACAGTTGATATTCAAAACGGTACACCTGTTTCCGTTATTTGGTCGAATGGCGATGTGGGCACGGTGCTCACACCAGATTCTGCGGGGTACTACTATGTAGTAGTGACTGATGCCACCGGTTGCCAGGCCTATGCAGGTGTGAATGTGCGCGAGTATGGTTTGCAGGACCAGCGATCGAACATCTGGTATTTTGGGCAAAATGCGGGTATCGATTTTAATGTCCCTCCACCAGTAGCCATAACCGGTCCAATTAACAGTCCGGAGGGTGTTGCCGTAATCAGTGATCGCAATGGCCAGGTAATTTTCTCAACCGATGGCGCACGCATTTTTGATCGCAACGATGTGGAGATTACCCCGGCCCCGATGCCGCCAGGCTTGGGTGGCGAGCCCGGGTCAACACAATCGGCTTTGATCATTCCGGTGCAGGGGGACGAAACACTCTATTATATTTTCACAACGCAAGAGGTTCACGGAACCGGCACCTATGAATTACGGTATTCTTTGTTCGATATAAAACTTAACAGTGGAGATGGCGGTATTGTGGAATACAATCAACTTCTCTTTTCACGAAGCACCGAGCGAATTACCGGCAATGCCGGTTGGTTGATAGCCCATGAGTACGGAAACAATTCATTTCGCGCCTATCCCATCAGCCAGCAGGGTATTGGTAATCCTGTCATTTCCAGCCTTGGTTCCGATCATGTGTTAACTGCCCCGGAAACTGGTCACGGTTACATGAAACTTGGCGGGGGAAATCTTTTGGCTGTTGCATTGTCCAACCCGGGAGTTTCAAACGTATTGGAGATTTTTGATTTTGATAATGCCAGTGGAAGGGTAAGCAACTTTCGCACGGCCAACCTGAACAGCGCCACGGGCCAGGTGTACGGTGTTGAGTTTGCAGGCAATAAAATATTTGCAACACTTCTGGGCTCACCTTCTGCCATTCGTGAATTTTATATCGACTACCAGGGCAACCCGCAATTGATTACACCTCCACTGGCCAATATAAACGAAGAGCTGGGCGCGATACAGCGTGGCCCAAATGGACAGATTTATGTAGCCGTTAACAATCGCAATACGCTCGGTACAATTACTATTAATCCTGACACGCTATTGGTTTCCACATTTAATGTAAATGGATTTGCCCTGGCCGGTGGTACGCAAAGTCGATTAGGGCTACCCAACTTTATACAGAACGTGGGTAATCCTATACAACCTGCAGGAATGGACATTGCCGGATTTTGTTTGGGTGAACCAACATTATTCACAGGTTTTGGTACCGATCCAATCGATCAATTTGAATGGTCGTTTGGCGATGGCTTTGGATCAGACTCATCGCAGGTACAACATACGTATGCCGCAGCAGGGGATTATGTTGTAACACTCAGAGTTTTTAATCGTTGTGGGCTTGACACCACAATGACACAAACCATTACCATTTTCCCGCCTCCTGCCAACCCAACATTTTTGCCGGCCGGTGTGCTACAACCTGTTATTTGCAACGGCAGCCTTTTGCTTGAAGCGCTACCGCCCACCAACCCGGATTTGCCCAACCTCACCTTTCTATGGTCGACCGGAGAAACTACCCGCACCATTTTGGTGGACCGGCAATCCATCGTTAGTGTAACCATTACCAATACCGTAAGTGGTTGTACTTCGGCAGGCTCGTTAATAGTGGCTGACAATCGGCCGCCTGTTGATTTAGGCCCTGATCAAACCCTGTGTCAGGGTACTACCGTATTTCCATTAGATGCATCAAACCCGGGAGCCGTTTATGTTTGGACCATTAATGGCGCTCCGGCAGGAACAGCACAAACACAACCCGTTGATACCAGCATACCGGGAATTTTTACCTACGAAGTTAGTGTAACCGATCCCATTACGGCATGTACCGTGGTAGATAATGTTACCTTCACGTTTAATGAATCACCGGCCTTTACAGCAGTTCCATCCAACACGGCAGCGTGCGGAACGAACACCGGACAAATTGCACTAACCATTAACTCACCGGCAAGTTTGTTTACCTACTTCGTTACCGGCCCTTCTACTTCGCTTCAGGACGTAGACCGACCGGTTGGCCCGGTTGTAAATCCTGGCCTTACTGCTTTGGGTGCCGGAACTTATGGAATTACCGTTGCCGATCAGGTTTCAGGTTGTGCCACCATCACCA is part of the Cyclobacteriaceae bacterium genome and harbors:
- a CDS encoding gliding motility-associated C-terminal domain-containing protein is translated as MRVIQKVRVLVLIVCVGFGADVSAQDFSRHNWYFGNSTSAIRFSRSDNTPSIVTNQKLPFGTGGSAVASSPINADLMFYSDGSRVYDISANPAPMPNGTGLLGNTSGNQPVAICPVPGVDNQYYIFTNSANGIAGGSIVFSIVDMTAFGNSIFPAPPTGDVTTKNQPVGLAANSRSEAMIVIPHDNGTDYWLITHVNGTDNYTVTHVQPAGVFTHTTFPNLTGGLDISASNFAYHPASGKIAVTPLSVNRNVAILDFDDATGTLSFDQFVLNSASPIAGALYDTEWSPSGRFLYLSRRNDSGADAQVLQFDLLNPSVTLALVLPLPVNQSYGLQIAPDTTIYHIYQATGGGPFLIGRLSDTDSLASLVQYQPIAFPANPNINGTQFPSFSPSFDLNLTVSFVTAGTCSNSPVSFYPTVTPGADSLVWDFGDGNGATAWSPVHTYQNGGSFTATVTAFLNGQSVTASNPVILTQFDLQLNLVSDTTACKCELPINNGIPPCPNDTSDDMRITVDIQNGTPVSVIWSNGDVGTVLTPDSAGYYYVVVTDATGCQAYAGVNVREYGLQDQRSNIWYFGQNAGIDFNVPPPVAITGPINSPEGVAVISDRNGQVIFSTDGARIFDRNDVEITPAPMPPGLGGEPGSTQSALIIPVQGDETLYYIFTTQEVHGTGTYELRYSLFDIKLNSGDGGIVEYNQLLFSRSTERITGNAGWLIAHEYGNNSFRAYPISQQGIGNPVISSLGSDHVLTAPETGHGYMKLGGGNLLAVALSNPGVSNVLEIFDFDNASGRVSNFRTANLNSATGQVYGVEFAGNKIFATLLGSPSAIREFYIDYQGNPQLITPPLANINEELGAIQRGPNGQIYVAVNNRNTLGTITINPDTLLVSTFNVNGFALAGGTQSRLGLPNFIQNVGNPIQPAGMDIAGFCLGEPTLFTGFGTDPIDQFEWSFGDGFGSDSSQVQHTYAAAGDYVVTLRVFNRCGLDTTMTQTITIFPPPANPTFLPAGVLQPVICNGSLLLEALPPTNPDLPNLTFLWSTGETTRTILVDRQSIVSVTITNTVSGCTSAGSLIVADNRPPVDLGPDQTLCQGTTVFPLDASNPGAVYVWTINGAPAGTAQTQPVDTSIPGIFTYEVSVTDPITACTVVDNVTFTFNESPAFTAVPSNTAACGTNTGQIALTINSPASLFTYFVTGPSTSLQDVDRPVGPVVNPGLTALGAGTYGITVADQVSGCATITTVGINDNAIDITSALAQTPTCDPVAIDVQTTGIVGIGAATYFVTNSGTGTITIPATPLGTANFSTLPVPVPGSYIIQVNADGCITTENITVVSDPQVPFTVATNGCTNPVTLTVTGGSGFSWTGPNITSATNIPSITATPPQGSQTYSVTVTDAGFCPATQNIVVIVNNNVTADFIQTDACADQVTLTATTNQPGTYTYQWERNGNPIPGGVSILANPVDNGVNYRVIVRNTASGCSFFSPVKPVNVAGNLQLTMTTTTPCTGSPFTLTATSNIGGTAFQWAVDGTNISGATNATLVRNIGGLYRVTGTVPGCSRFVENQIILFPTTPGALPQRALICNNDANPDPNTREITLDPGSGFISYNWFQGGVPLGITTQTLLVDEPGLYSVALTNSFGCVSNDQTDVIEECRPRIVAPNAFRPGSSIGENSAFGIFTFFIDDTGFEVFIFNRWGEMIYQSNDRLFKWNGGYKNNAAQLVPAGTYTYVVRYKSAYRPQDGIQEKRGGVVLLR